The nucleotide window ATGAGACATTACTTGGTCCATCCACACAGTATGCATCTCCCAAAATAAGATTTCCACACGTCGAATTTAAATTGGAGTTCCAAGATTGTAATTGCGTAAAAGTAATTCCATACTCACTCTCCAGAAGAGCACAGTAGTCTCCACTGATAATCACATGCCACTTGTAGCAATCAAATGTGGTGCCAGAAGGTGTTGGTGCTGGCGCAGTAACATAGGAAGCCGTCGTAGTTGTGGTCGTGTTGGTGCTGTTCCAGTTTGCTACTGGACGCACACAATAAGCCAACCCAGGAACCAAGTTGGTACATCCAGcattgattgatgggttgATCGCCTCAAACAAACTCACTGTGATGGTATTGTTCAGCGCGACGAGGCTGCAGTCGTCTCCACTTTGCACAACGTAATATTGGCCGCAGTTGGTTGTGGTCCCATAAGCCAGGTTGCTTGGAGCGGCAACGGTGGTAGTGGCGTAGACGCCGTTTTGAGTGGCTGAAGCGCCTGGGATGGTTGTCCCAGTCCATGTCGATCCTGCCTGCCCGACACAAACGGCTTGTCCAGCTATCGGGTTGGAACAGTAGCTGTTGATGGTCGGGTTCCAGGAGGTTAATTGGACGAAGGTGATTCCTGCTTCATTACAGATGCTTTCACAAGTGTCTCCAGACTGAACAGTGTAAGCATCACACGTTTGCGGAAGGCACAATGAAGCGCCAGCTGTCATGGCATTGTTAGCTCAGAAGCATACTATTTGGAGCGACATATGTGGCCGTGCGctgggtggttgggttgggttacCGTCAAGGTTAGAACAATCCGGGAGCAAGTTATTGAGCGAGATAAGTGTCCCAGTGGAAACATTTTGCGCTTGCGAAATAGCGATGCAATTATCCCCTGAAACAACCGTGTACGTCGCTTCTGACAAACAGCTTGGCGAAGTATAGTTTGCAGGCGCAAATCCGGCAATATCAGTGACATTTGTGGGATTCTTTGGGACGTCTGTTGGATATGTGACGTGGCAAAGACTTTGCATGGAAGACCAATCGGATGCCATCTCGGAATCGTAGTATGAATATGGCGTCTTTTGGAGAAGCTGGTAACTCTAGAACGCATGGGGAGCATGCAACAGAGGATGGTAATGAGGTTGCAGATACATCGTCTGTATAATTGCTCGAAAGAGTGTTAAAGTAGTCTATGATCCACAATTATTTAGTTTGATAGGGCGAGAATACCTCCGATAAAAGGGCTGAAGCAGGAATTTCGACTCACCAATGCATGCGCCCCGGAGGTGGGATCTGCCAAACAAGACAGATTGTAGCTCGCCCAGTACACATCTCCAAAATATGTCGCTGGATATCCACTCCAAGCCTCATCCTGGCCAGCACAAGCAGATGAGACGGTATTGTGATATATTTCCAGAGATGAACAACAGCTATTGGTGCAAAGATAGGCGTATGTATCATTGTTAATGCCATAAACATCATCTGCGGCGGCAATATTCACCAAAGTGCTGTTGCAGTTGACAGTGCCCTGCAAAGCAGTTAGGCAAGCATCAGAGAATTTCACAGCAGTGCTGTTTGCGATGGACTCAGCATCTAGAACTTGAAACTGTGCCTGGCAGAGGGTAAAAAATGCTGCCAAAACGACCAAGCCGAAAGACTTCATGATCGCCCGTAGATCTACCGAAGGAATGGATTTGCGGTAAGGGTCTCTGGGCCTTGAGAAGAGGCAAGTCGGACTTCTAGACTTGAATATGATCGCAACTATGGCCCCTCATTTGGTTCAGTCCTATCTACAAGCCTCCTAGGTTTAGAGACATTTCAGAACTAGGAAAATCGGAAAGTATCATTTCCTCTAGTTCCCGGCATCTCGGCAGCCTTGCATGGCAGAAAGTGACTCCTGTATCAAGTCTGTATTGGAAAACTGGGTCTACCAAGCGGAGCTATTAAAGGTTCCTGAAGCTTCACCAATGAGACAAAGCTGCACAATTGACAGATACCAGTCTCATATGCGCACCGGATCATGCTGTACCTGAATCTTAATCTTATTGGCTGCGGAGCAAGAGATGCAGGGCCGATGTAACCTCCTCTAGCCGGCATATCCGTGGTGTTCCGATAGCATATTGCACTCGAGGATATGTGTGGATGGTCTGGTCCCATGCGGATCCGAACGCAAGGCTTGATTGCGGAGGCTAAGCGTTGGTCATGTGCATAAGGCTCGTGAACCTGTCGGTAAAATTTGTCCTACATTGAACCTTGGAAACAGGATCTATTCACACCTGGACCCTTAATGCTACCGATCAATAATGCCTCGGGTTTAGTTCGCAGCCACTAGCAGGGGTAATTTAGTGCAAGCGCTCTAGGCTGTCACATATCCCTCAGACCTCAGGGCCAGATAGCGCCCTCGGGAAGAGCTTCTTAGGCTGAAAGACGTGGACTTAAGCGTGAGATAGAATGGTATAGGTGCTTGTCGGGTAATGTATGAAATGGGGTTTTCGTAATTTCGAGTAATCGTGCTGGAACCGACATTCCCCCGAATTGAAGATATTTGTACAATTCATGAGTCTGCCGACATGCCGAGTCGCTTCGTGAGATTTTATCGTTGGCGAGGTCCAGTCTCTGAACTTTGTGAGATAGAATATCGACTTCCTTCTACCTTGTCCTCATTAAAACCTGATTATAGACCTGTCCAAGTATAGGATGTGGTCTACGTTTTGGGCCGTCTGGGTCCTAAGTCTTCTCGGTTCTCTGCCTCCCTCGTATTCCCAAGGGACCATTCCATCGGCCGACGACTATACCTGGTATTTTCCTTGTTCCTGCACCCATATGCGCCTGAAGGATTATAGCTGATATCCCAAGCTCCCTAACGAAAACCTGCGCCATAGGATGTTGCGGTAATTCTGGCGTCTGGTAAGTGATAGTGCCAGTTATTCCATCTCAGGTCGCAAGCGATAACAAGTGTTTAAAAGTGGACTAGGACCTGACTTTTGCGGCACCGGAAACTGCACTTCTAGTTGTGATGCGAAGTCTGAGTGCGACCCTGGCTGGGGATCGGAATGGAGCACGGCAGAAAAATGCCCCCTTAATGTCTGCTGTCCGAAGTATGGGTTCTGTGGTAATTCACCAAAAACGCCAAATCAAACTTCTTGGCCGTGATCTTGCTAATCCGAATTGTGATCATTAGAAACTACCTCAGATTTCTGCGGGAACAAGACCGTCAAGAAGCCCTCCTGCAGTGGGAGTTCAGCGGATGGAAGATCAATTGGGTGAGTTATCACGATTCTGACTTTAGTGTTgacttaatatttttttgaTCCTAAGATACAAATTAGATACTATGAAGGATGGTCAATCAGCCGGGCTTGTGATGCCAGTAAGTTCTCACTCGCTTTGATTTTTCCTAGGATGGTTGGATCTTAATCGAGTCAAGTTTTTGAATCAATACGATGGCTAACAATTTATTCAATACTACAGTGGTCCCCGAAGCACTCCCCGCTGGTGCTTATACTCATCTCAACTTTGCGTTTGCCTACATAAATCCCGACACATTCGAGGTGGCCCCTATGAGCGAGAGTGACATGGGTCTTTATTCTCGCTTCACTGGTCTCAAAGAGGACAATACGGGCCTTGAGACATGGATAAGCATCGGTACGGAACTCTGGATAGTGCAAGTGAATTTTTATTGTTGACTTCTTGCTAGGTGGATGGTCGATGAATGATGCCGACCAGCCGACTGCCACCACGTTTTCGGACCTTGCGGCTTCGACATCGGCTCAAAAGGCATTTTTCAAATCCTTACTGTCATTCATGACAACTTATGGCTTCGACGGCGTTGGCATTGACTGGGAGTATCCCGTTGCTTCGGAAAGATCTGGCAAAGCTGCCGACCTCAAGAATTACCCAACATTCTTGCAGAACCTAAAAACTGCACTGGGCTCAACAGGTCACAACTACGGATTGTCAATCACTGTCCCGTCTAGTTATTGGTATATGCAGAACTTTGACATCGTCGCGATCGAAAAGACTATTGACTGGTTCAATGTCATGACCTATGATCTCCATGGAACATGGGACTCGACAGATCCATACATTGGTCCGTATGTATATGCACACACTAACCTGACTGAAATTGACCAGACAATGGATCTCTTTTGGCGCGACAGCATATCTCCTTCAAAGGTTAATCTTGGACTTGGCTTTTACGGCGAAGCTTCACTCTTACTGATCCGTCGTGTACAGCAGCTGGCTGCCCATTCAGCAGTGGCGGCAATCCAGGTAACTGCTCGGCATCCTCTGGAACTTTGATGGACTCGGAGATTCTCTCTATAATTGCCGAAGGCGGTACAACTTCAGTCCTTGACAAAGATGCGGCTGTCAACATCGTCACATGGGACACGGATCAGTGGGTTTCATACGATCACGAGACAACAATTAAGATGAAAAAAGATTATGCTAATGGCAAGTGCCTTGGCGGTACTATGGCATGGGCGGTTTCTACAGATACGAGAAATGGATCAGTGAGTCAAGAGCTTTTGGAGATGAACAGCCTCATCAAGAGTCTTTTCGGAGGTCAAACCCCTCAGGTTTCATCGCTCTCACAGTGTGTTTGGGGAGGATGTGATGAAGACTGTCCTTCTGGCACTACCCCCGCAACCAACGGGAAAGGAAAATCAGCTTCAAATGTGGCGATCTACTCAGCATGCTTCAATGGTCAGAAGCGCAATTACTGTTGCCCCACGGATAATGTTCCGACTTGTCACTGGGTACGTTCTTTCGATCTGGGTTCCCCGCAATATGGATGTCAGTATTTTGAGCAGTTGCATATGCTAACTATTCAACTTAGCAAGGCTCAGCTCCCCTTTGCCGTAGCCATTCCTGCTCAAAGGGAGAAGTCCAAGTCGCAACCGATCAATCTGCCACGGGCCATAGCTGTTGGTTCAACCATAAGTCCTTATGCTGTACTTCGACGTCATCCGATGCAGCAGTTGGACTGTGCAGTAAGTTACAAGTCCTGCTTATGCCTTCAAGAAGAGGGATTTATGCGACATTGTATTCCAATAGTCCACTAACAGAGTGGAAATAGAATGGTCAGGCTCTGCACCACACTGTGCAAGTGGTGACAATCATGCCGGTTGTGCTTCGGGTTATCCTGAGTACTTAACAGATAGCGTAGATGGGCAAGGTGGAGAGTCAGTCTGCTATAAGGGTAAAATCAGGATTTTTTCGCGATCCAGTACGAAAATAACTGGAATTCTGCCAACGCCTTTTTCTAGGGATGAAAAGTTTGTGCTGTACAGATCCCGTTCCTTATCAGAACTGCTCATGATATGATTTAATTTTGATCAGGGTTATCTTGTAGGAAAATTCGAATACTGATCTACTGTAGGACGACTCGTGCCCATACTATTCTCGCTCCTTTCACTTGCAATACAGGCTGTCCTGCCGGTAAACAGATCGTCGCTGAGAGTTATATCGATCATCACTCCTCATATCCATGCTGGCACAATACAGCAAGTTACTTCTGGATAACTCCATAAATCCAAACTTACTGTATTCTATTAACGCCAATGATTTTTCAATGTAGCTGTGATACCTTCAACCAGGTAGCTTTAGGCCCAGAAAGCTGTGCAAAGAAGTTTCCATTAATATGTCTTTAGACTGATCCGACGAATGACCCTCCTAATTTCTGCTCAGCTGCAGATACCGACTACATATACTCGGACGAGCTTGACTCTGATGGAAACCCAACAGACTTCATTGAGCTGTATTGGTACGAAGATGACTGCTTCACACTCCCTAACACTGGAAGCCCAGATGTAATGAAGCGGTGGTATTCATTATATGAGAAAGTCGGAGGTTTGACTGCAAAACGTTCCGTATTAGCCACTCAAGGCGACGAAGACTATGACCTCCCGCAACTCTGTGAAGGGGATGACTGCTACACAGTGCCAAAGTTACATAGTGAAGAGTTCCGCGAGCTGTTATGGGCAATAGGCAATGCGACAGAGGAGGATTCTGATGGAATATTTGGTGGTCTGTTCCCGCGCGCTCGCAAACCCAAAATTTGCCAAAACAAGAAAACTATCAGCACTTTCAAAGCGAAAAACTATCCCAGTGTTGGAACCCTGTCTGCCACCCGGCAGTTCTACGGGGTGGTCAAGTCTGGCGCAAAGACTGCCATCTGTAACGGACTGCCAATAACTCTTGGAAAGCGAATCCTGGGCACCAACTACGTGGTCGAACATGTTACCGAACTTCAAACCCCAGCTCAATTTGCCACGAGCATGCTTTCTGGGAAGCTTCCTAGTGGGGCGGCTGCTCCGGGAACCGCATCGAACTATGACTGGACCCAAGTCTTCTCTCAGAATGGCTACTTTTTCCAGACTTGGGCACAATTAGGAGTCACACAACCCACTGGCCTGACTGGGGATACTCCTGCAGAGGCTATTGCTAATGCACTGGGAAGTACCGCTGATATTAGCAATCTCCAAATCTTGGACGCTCCGACGAACGGGTTCAAAGCCGCTGTACGTATGCACCATGAGCTCAATTGTATATCTCTCTAACACTGCAAACATAGGTTTGGCAACTGTTCGACAACATTATCTCGCCAAAGAGATTCAGTGCGGAGAGTGCACAAGGAAAAGTCGACATGATTAATCGTGTGAGCCATTCCGCGCGCTGTTAAATCTCTCCGCTTAATATTGATACCTGATTCCTTGCAGCTTTACGATACTCTGCCAGGATACCTGAACAGTGTCGATGTATGTCAAAtctattttgttttcttgaTCATCACGGGATCTAACATACTGCAACAGGTACAAGATTCTTTGGAGTATGGCTATAAAGCAATCAAGGCAGCCATGGGGGCCCTCGATCAAGCTGCGCAAAATAACCCGAATGTTAACGGCATCACAGCCTCCTCGTTCGAAGACGCATGGATAACTTACTCGAAAGACTTCTTCGAGCAAATGCAAGGGAACCTTCAGGATTTCGTGACGGCTCGTATCAATGAGGTTACAGAGTATTGGAGTTCAAGTGCCGCAACCAAAGCCTTTACCAAGACCGGGGCAGCGGCAGTTGCGAAAGCACTTGGCGAGAAGCTGAGTGGTGTGTCTACGGATGTTGTCATAGACAGCACCTTTGTTCAGTGATTACCATCCATTTTTGATGTGGGTGTTACAAATGCGATTATCCTGCCATGTCGCGTATCATGTCATTTCAAAGGCGACTTCAAGTTGGTAAAGATGAGAAACATAATGGAGAGAGTGTGTCAAAGATGATTGTGCGGAGTTCAAGTATACATAGCTCCTAGAAacctagtagtactatatacATCCACTGTAGAACCAGTTTTTGTGGTATAACCAATACCTGGATTTATCTTAATAGAAGTAGAATTTAGCTTTAAGAAcatgtatataaatatatatagatatataaaacagCTTAATTccaagtaaatatatatttttctctttctctagatttattagtcTTGGTGAATACACAAACATCTTTTGACTTGTTTAGTCAGTGTGGTCTTCAGATTATCACAATAACTTGGTCAATTGCCACTCTATTCAGAAGACAGTTGGTGCAACAGAGTAAGTTTGTGAATGCTATACTTAGATATGCAATTCCCTGACATCAGTGGACTAGAAGGAAAGAGTAAAAAACAGAAAACGGATAGATCATCTGACCCTACTAGAGTAAACAGCTCCAATCACTGGAACGCCCTTGTCTGATACACAGGGGTAGTAACACCTGGTGACCCCCAAAAGAACTGTGTTCTTCGCTTCCCCCCCTTCAATTCCTGCCTCTGGTTCTTTCTGCGTAGTTCCTGTTCACGAGCACGTATCTGTTTGCTTCGCTTCCGACTTCGACGCTGCTGGTATCTCCAGTCGACGGCAGTGTTGTTGGCACTGAAGAGTTTGCGGAGCCAGTCTAGCATGGTAGCGtctttagaaaaatattaaatattcgTCTTTCTGATTAGGCCACCGAAAAAGCCCGCGTGTGTAGTAAAATAGTGGCAATGCCGATTACACTGAAAATATAGCATAGGTTAGAAAAGAACATTGTCTCTCGTGGGTGGGTTGTGTTTATCCTCACGTTCAAATTTGATGGGAGGACTTGCAGTGGCTGGTTTGTTGTATGAAAGATGTAGTAAATAGGAGCTTCTCTAGTGTGAACATATGTGGGTATTCCGTACATTTATTATGCTACGGACTAGAATTCAGGGCAGGTGACTGGTGGGGCGTGGGCTCACTTGATTTGCAATCATGTGACACCTCTCCTCTGTAGAAAAAGATACTTCAATATCGAGGGGTGCCTGAGTGCCCGAAGGCTCAGCCAAAGGTAAAAGATGACTAATCAATATCATTTGCTCACTAGTAAAGCAGGCAGTACGGGATGGCAGGACGCCTTGAAAATCTTTGTAATTTCTTCTGCGTCCCGTCTACTTTGTAAATTAGTCCTGTTAACGGCAGGGATCAGCAAAATCACCCGACTTATTGATGACCAAAACCCATTCATAAATATTACTACTGACTACTGCCAACCGTAGTATCCCTGAACTTGCATCAAAACTGCATACATTTTGGGATACTGCCACTTGGGAGTGATCCAGAAGAAAAACTTCAGAACCCAAACACACCCCACAGCCGCAGTAATTGCTCTCAATGATCCTAACCAAAAATACTTGTCACCACCTGCATGATATCTATTCATGAACCTCAGCCTGCGCGCCACTAACACCTCCATGGCACTGGCCAAGAAATTCGCCCCGAAGAAGAGTAGATCATCATGCGGATAGCATGGCTCGCCCACCTGCCAGTCAGGAATCACATGGCACAATCCTGAGAGCAAGAACGTCCAGAGCGCGACGAAGATCTTTTCACTTCGGCATCCAGGTGTCATGCCGATAAGACGGCGGGTGACCTGTGTTCCAGAGGAAGCGCATGAGGAGACGGTCAGGCGGTGCCAGAATTTTGTCCAGAAGCGGCGAATGCTGTATGCTTCGAGTGGGCTGCCGAAGAGGGGTTGCCATTCATCGGGGTTGTCGAGGCGGAGAATGGCACTGAAGAGAATGGAGAGTAGTATATTACATAGGTCAAGCATGAGGTAGGCAATCCAAATCCAGTAGACTGAGAGAAAGAGGCGAATCTGAATCTAGCGGAAGGTAATAGGGCGATAGTTGTTATAAAGAGGTAGCAGGCGACGGAAGAAGACTTTGCGGGAGGGGGCGAAGTCTTGTGCGGTGAAGTTGAAATGAATGGGAACCATAGggccgatgaagatgagctgAAAAGTCCAGCAGAGGATGACCTTGGCGATTCTGTGGAATGTGAAACCTGTACGACTGGAGAATGAATTGGCACGCTTGTATCGTGGTGGAAGCCCGGGACTCATGCGACGCTGCGGATCGTCCAAATTTTGTATGTCGCTAGCCACGAGGATGCCGTCTTGGGTACCCTCAGTTGGTCAAAGTAGAGGACGGCTGCTGCATGTTGGATCCAGACGCAAATGAAGAGTGCCCACAACACGTTCATACCGGTGAGCCATGTGAGGTAGGGGCTCGTATGCAGCGAGAGGATTGCGCTGCCGAATAGCAGTGGCGAGACATACAGTCGACCTTTGTAGGGAAGGTGGATGGCAACACAGAATAATGCGCTTGAGATAGTGAAACATACTGGGGGAATTGAGGATATCCAGAATAGCATGAGGAGTGTGAAAGTTGATCGAGGAGACTCAGGTGAAGAAAGTCAGGCGGTAGGATGTAGAAACGTTTCAAAGACTTTGACGTTGTGTTATATTTAGCAATTACCCCCTGAATCTATGCATCGCCCGAACTCTGCCTCGTACTCTGTATTTGAGTAGATAACATGTACCTCTCCTGACCAAGACCCACGGCCATCACTGCCAACATGGTGCATAATGATGCAATAATGTGCCCAACTACGGTCCCAACTTTTCAACAAGTCTTTCATATCGTGGGGCATGTTGGGGTTGGCGCACTTGGCCATGGCCTGATGTTTGCCGGCATAAATCCGTTGATCCAAACTAACGCCGTAGCTGAACAGTAAAATACCTACCGCCAAGCCCTACATCCGACGTAACAAGAGAACAAGAGCGTCAATGAGTGGCCTTTCAATAATCTCTCCTTTCTAGGCTGcttaataaactatattttacTGTGACCCCAACGCGCTCACGATAGAAGTTGAAGAATATGGAGTCATTCATGGTTCTCACGCTGCGCAGCGGTTTGCTGAAGCCTGCTGGGCCCTTTTGATCATTGCTTGCAAACTAATGTAGCAGGTATCTGAGGCTCCAGAAGAACCTTCTGGTCCTATCCACAAGGCCAAAGTAGAATCCCTATAGTTGGAGATGTCGTAAATTATGCGGGAACGGCGAAGCTGGAGTCAGACCCGCTTAGTTCAAGCACTAGCTCAGAACTAGTACAGTTGAGGGCGTGGAGACTAGTTTCTGGGCACGTAGttgttcctccttctccggaAAATATGCTGGCAGTACACTAAGAGGGATAGTCAGTCTGCGGGAAGAGCCGACGCACAAACCAGAGAAGAGAGACTGGCGGGGGACTCAACCTCGCGGGAAACCAGAGGTAGTCCAAGGGCTCGAAGGTCGGCGAGCTCCAGCCGGTATGGCTAAGGCAGACCAGTTTGAAAGTAACAGAGGGCGCAGGAAGCAACACTATAGCAAGGATAATCGAAGTTTAGCGATTAGCATAGACATTCTCGAATGATGCATCCCAAGGGACCGAGTCACAACTAAAAGGCCGAGAAAAAATATCATTACCCACAGCTGGCCTTGAATTAGTAGTTACAGGATCTCACTGCTCCAATATTGCGTACATAGACGCCGAGCACGCAGCTCCACTGTCTCTTTGATAGTTCAGTGGAACAACCGCCTACAGAGTGTCTGTAGCTGAAGTACAAAGTAAGACATACAGAGTTAACTGTCTATGCTCTGACTGACCCAACCACGGTCAATAGATACCCGGCGCCTGCACCGGCGACTTGGCATTAGTAAGACAGAACAAAAAAATTTCCGTTGCCAAAATGCTAGATGATGCCCACACGCGAGAAATTATGTCGGCGCACTAACCACTAgactaataattatatatcgCATCTAGTTAGGCCAGTAACAGAAAGATTACTGTCCCAACAAATTATCACCGCCGTATGTGGCTAATGCATGATTTTGCTGTGTACTACTATGAGTATGCAAGAAGCAAGGATTGCTTTATCTTTGTATGACAAACATCCGCCAAAGTCACGCGTTGGCAACGGAgaggaaaaaataaaagaataaagtAGAAAATTGTCACGTGCGCAGGCTAAGTGCGGATGCGGATACAATCGTTTGAAACTGGCTTCGCCGCCAAGAGACCCCTCAAGCCAACCGTCGGACGAGGTCCGCAGCGCACCAAGGAACTGACAGTGGCGCCCCGCTTATAAGCACTAGCTGGAAGAACTGAGTTCCGCGGAGGTGTCTTAAATGCACACATGGCAATGTCAATATAATAGTAGAACCAGTATCTATAAGCGCTAGATGTTATGCGGGCGGGAAAATTCAAAGATACCAGAGATCCAAGGCAGTCACGATTtaatgaagaaagaaaactcCTAAATCGTCGGAATTCACGGATAGTGAAATATAACAAAGTATAGGAATCAAAAGTGGAATGCTATCTTACTGAGAAATATCAACAATTGATTTAGCCCCGGATCGTGTTCATGTACGCGTAAAATCCGGAAAGCGGAGTTCTCTCCTATTGGCCCTTTCCAAGTATTGTCTCAATAATTGTAGGTCCACCGTTGGTAAGATGCTTTATCAATTCTATGCAAATTTCCCATAGTTTAGAACTAAACTCCTGTATTATCGTATTGTAATGATATCACGACTTCCTTGTATAGGTTAATCCAAAGCCTACAAAATATCGCCTAGAGAGTCCCAGAATATAAGAACCTTACATGCTTGTGTTCAATCGATGACTTTGAAAGTAAGCAGGAAGTTATGTTGTTCCATGTATCCAGCAGAGGGATCTAAAGATGAAATCATACACCACTGAAGATGATAGGCGTTACAAGAAGTATTAAGTATCATTGGATGTTAATTTACCATTCTTGACGACTGTTCTGATGATCAGTGATCACTAATTATCTCAATAAACTATTCAATTCACTGTCCATCACGGCATCTTGCCTTTTTCATTTCTCGTCGATATAACGTCGTCTTTCTGGCTCTTAGGGGAATACGACGACGGCATGCTACTATACTTAAGCAAGGTGGCCAGGAGCACGCCAATAATCGATGCCTATGATCGCATCGTTAGGCCCATCGtgtatatttttttctaagGGGTACCTACCAGCGAGAGATCAAAGCCTTCTGCAACCGTCAGCTCCCACTCAGGGCGTTTCCCTGGTACATATACCGACAGCATGTCCGTAAGTtttgccatcatcaccagtgcCCCATTTTGGTAGACATGCGTTTTCACTTTCCATATATCCTTTCCGCGGACTTCTATGACCGTGTCCTCTCCGGATGCAGCAGCATTCTTGATATGAACGTCAAACTTGTCCTTGAAAGCACTCCATTTCGTTGCGATTGTGGCAATAGGCTCGTCATCGTTTTTGTCACTAGGTAGGTGGACAAACCACGTCACACCGGACCTTTTACGATGGAGCTCAAATAAGGGCAGACCAGAGGAATCTCGAAAATGCCGTCGCTGACTCAAGGATCCAAAATCACCGTCAACAGAGAATAGTTTAGTGACAgatccttcttcgccttgacAGGTTGAGATGGTGAAGTCGCCTCCGGACCAGCTCTTACTGTGTTGCTTGATTCTGATGGTTGTAAGGGACGACGCAATATGTTCGGGCCGAATGGCGATCGGCTGCTTGAGTGCGATTGGAGTTGAGGACATAGGGTTTGATAAGGTGTAGGGAGGAATTATAGAATCAGTCGATGTTCAAAGAAGGGTTGACGGGGGGAACTAAACACATACCACCCCTTCGCAACGGGTGTAGGAGGGTCATTTTATTTGGCTTTGAGACAACCTGAGTTCGACGGCTCCACCAGGGCCAAGAGTGGGAAATTGGGGTTCTTAGTATCACACGACGATGGGACAAGGTATGCCCAGGCAACTTCACTAACGCTGGAACAAACAGCAGACCctgaagttggtggtggatacAACAGTAGGGCCAGGTCAGCCCAGTCCCCGCCGAGAACGGAGAAATTCCGATGGCTTGGCACAAGACGTGATATCTACTTTAGTTTCTCTCAAAACATTCAGGATTCATTACAGGAACACTACCTTTCGCCGCCAGCTTGGCATGCTAAATGTTAGTCCGAACCTTCCAACCCTTGGGTACTTGTGAAGTGGTGGATTCTGAGGGCCACAGAGCGTTAAAGCTATAAATCGACTAACCTGTTTAGATTGAATCAATGTGTTCCCAACAAAGAC belongs to Aspergillus luchuensis IFO 4308 DNA, chromosome 3, nearly complete sequence and includes:
- a CDS encoding wax synthase family protein (COG:S;~EggNog:ENOG410PY13;~InterPro:IPR032805;~PFAM:PF13813;~SECRETED:SignalP(1-22);~TransMembrane:3 (i77-96o108-125i146-166o)), which translates into the protein MLDLCNILLSILFSAILRLDNPDEWQPLFGSPLEAYSIRRFWTKFWHRLTVSSCASSGTQVTRRLIGMTPGCRSEKIFVALWTFLLSGLCHVIPDWQVGEPCYPHDDLLFFGANFLASAMEVLVARRLRFMNRYHAGGDKYFWLGSLRAITAAVGCVWVLKFFFWITPKWQYPKMYAVLMQVQGYYGWQ
- a CDS encoding uncharacterized protein (COG:S;~EggNog:ENOG410Q2IY;~InterPro:IPR038595,IPR025659,IPR007612;~PFAM:PF04525), producing the protein MSSTPIALKQPIAIRPEHIASSLTTIRIKQHSKSWSGGDFTISTCQGEEGSVTKLFSVDGDFGSLSQRRHFRDSSGLPLFELHRKRSGVTWFVHLPSDKNDDEPIATIATKWSAFKDKFDVHIKNAAASGEDTVIEVRGKDIWKVKTHVYQNGALVMMAKLTDMLSVYVPGKRPEWELTVAEGFDLSLASIIGVLLATLLKYSSMPSSYSPKSQKDDVISTRNEKGKMP
- a CDS encoding glycoside hydrolase family 18 protein (CAZy:GH18;~COG:G;~EggNog:ENOG410PI86;~InterPro:IPR017853,IPR001223,IPR011583;~PFAM:PF00704;~go_function: GO:0008061 - chitin binding [Evidence IEA];~go_process: GO:0005975 - carbohydrate metabolic process [Evidence IEA]); this encodes MEDQLVVPEALPAGAYTHLNFAFAYINPDTFEVAPMSESDMGLYSRFTGLKEDNTGLETWISIGGWSMNDADQPTATTFSDLAASTSAQKAFFKSLLSFMTTYGFDGVGIDWEYPVASERSGKAADLKNYPTFLQNLKTALGSTGHNYGLSITVPSSYWYMQNFDIVAIEKTIDWFNVMTYDLHGTWDSTDPYIGPYVYAHTNLTEIDQTMDLFWRDSISPSKVNLGLGFYGEASLLLIRRVQQLAAHSAVAAIQVTARHPLEL
- a CDS encoding uncharacterized protein (COG:S;~EggNog:ENOG410PY13;~TransMembrane:3 (o6-26i33-54o100-124i)), whose protein sequence is MLFWISSIPPVCFTISSALFCVAIHLPYKGRLYVSPLLFGSAILSLHTSPYLTWLTDGILVASDIQNLDDPQRRMSPGLPPRYKRANSFSSRTGFTFHRIAKVILCWTFQLIFIGPMVPIHFNFTAQDFAPSRKVFFRRLLPLYNNYRPITFR
- a CDS encoding uncharacterized protein (CAZy:CBM50;~COG:S;~EggNog:ENOG410QD93;~InterPro:IPR018392,IPR036779;~PFAM:PF01476): MASDWSSMQSLCHVTYPTDVPKNPTNVTDIAGFAPANYTSPSCLSEATYTVVSGDNCIAISQAQNVSTGTLISLNNLLPDCSNLDAGASLCLPQTCDAYTVQSGDTCESICNEAGITFVQLTSWNPTINSYCSNPIAGQAVCVGQAGSTWTGTTIPGASATQNGVYATTTVAAPSNLAYGTTTNCGQYYVVQSGDDCSLVALNNTITVSLFEAINPSINAGCTNLVPGLAYCVRPVANWNSTNTTTTTTASYVTAPAPTPSGTTFDCYKWHVIISGDYCALLESEYGITFTQLQSWNSNLNSTCGNLILGDAYCVDGPSNVSSTSRIASATAISTALNL
- a CDS encoding uncharacterized protein (COG:S;~EggNog:ENOG410QD93;~SECRETED:SignalP(1-18)), translating into MKSFGLVVLAAFFTLCQAQFQVLDAESIANSTAVKFSDACLTALQGTVNCNSTLVNIAAADDVYGINNDTYAYLCTNSCCSSLEIYHNTVSSACAGQDEAWSGYPATYFGDVYWASYNLSCLADPTSGAHALTTLTLFRAIIQTMYLQPHYHPLLHAPHAF